A portion of the Kribbella jejuensis genome contains these proteins:
- a CDS encoding GNAT family N-acetyltransferase, protein MITAPDAELLTRAVRIFMNTDAATDYLETPGTLAFVATEGEDITGWCWGSQLARPDGTSMLYLHQLEVAEPHRRKGIGRQLVSAFMSEGRAAGAMKMFLTTGAHNTPARALYASLGGGLATQGPTENYWFLL, encoded by the coding sequence ATGATCACCGCCCCGGACGCCGAGCTGCTGACCCGCGCGGTCCGCATCTTCATGAACACCGACGCCGCCACCGACTACCTGGAGACCCCCGGCACGCTCGCCTTCGTAGCCACCGAAGGTGAGGACATCACCGGCTGGTGCTGGGGCTCGCAGCTCGCCCGCCCCGACGGTACGTCGATGCTCTACCTTCACCAGCTGGAAGTTGCCGAACCCCACCGCCGAAAGGGCATCGGTCGGCAGCTCGTCAGCGCGTTCATGAGCGAGGGCCGCGCGGCCGGCGCGATGAAGATGTTCCTCACCACCGGCGCCCACAACACCCCGGCCCGGGCTCTCTACGCCTCCCTGGGCGGCGGCCTAGCCACCCAAGGGCCAACCGAGAACTACTGGTTCCTGCTGTAG
- a CDS encoding acetylxylan esterase translates to MLSFELSYDELLTYQGTNPRPADFDAFWDKALLSLDEIDPVAEFVDADFPLTTATAQHLYFNGTGGYRVHAKVIRPAEPTGPAVLLFHGYGGEQPKWVELLPYAALGFTVAALDVREQVGFRTPSQTPNSFSLHNHLVHGLDAGPDGLLYKHVFLDTRRLADIIGALPEVDAARMATTGWSQGGGLSLVAAALTPTIKYTATVYPFLCDYQRTWDLNLGTSPYDEIVTWFRKRDPRHLRQDEVFNTLGYIDVQHLAPRIQAEVTLFTGLEDQICPPSTQFAAYNKLKSPKELRPYPDFGHDDLPGAHDDIYQLIATKL, encoded by the coding sequence GTGCTTTCCTTCGAGCTGTCGTACGACGAACTCCTGACCTACCAGGGCACGAACCCGCGGCCCGCGGACTTCGACGCGTTCTGGGACAAAGCGCTGCTGTCGCTGGACGAGATCGATCCGGTCGCCGAGTTCGTCGACGCCGATTTCCCGCTGACGACGGCGACGGCTCAACACCTGTACTTCAACGGCACCGGCGGGTACCGCGTGCATGCCAAGGTGATCCGTCCGGCCGAGCCGACGGGGCCGGCCGTGCTGCTGTTCCACGGGTACGGCGGGGAGCAGCCGAAGTGGGTCGAGTTGCTGCCGTACGCGGCGCTCGGGTTCACGGTCGCGGCACTCGACGTCCGTGAGCAGGTCGGGTTCCGTACGCCGTCGCAGACGCCGAACAGCTTCTCGCTGCACAACCACCTGGTCCACGGCCTCGACGCCGGCCCGGACGGCCTGCTCTACAAGCACGTCTTCCTGGACACGCGCCGGCTCGCCGACATCATCGGCGCGCTACCGGAGGTGGACGCCGCCCGCATGGCCACCACCGGGTGGAGCCAGGGCGGCGGGTTGTCGCTGGTCGCGGCCGCGCTGACGCCGACGATCAAGTACACGGCCACGGTGTACCCGTTCCTCTGCGACTACCAGCGCACGTGGGACCTGAACCTCGGCACGTCGCCGTACGACGAGATCGTCACCTGGTTCCGCAAACGCGACCCCCGCCACCTCCGCCAGGACGAGGTCTTCAACACCCTCGGCTACATCGACGTCCAGCACCTGGCGCCCAGGATCCAGGCCGAGGTAACCCTCTTCACCGGCCTGGAAGACCAGATCTGCCCACCCTCCACCCAGTTCGCCGCCTACAACAAACTGAAGTCGCCAAAGGAACTCCGCCCCTACCCCGACTTCGGCCACGACGACCTCCCCGGCGCCCACGACGACATCTACCAACTCATAGCCACCAAACTCTGA
- a CDS encoding intracellular growth attenuator family protein — MRTTYRMRAGRFLGILAAGLIILGVAALLWAFGLPSVAVSVVVTLGGLVTLAGLWILARPPKVAQLRDKEIEVRGVRTAWTDITEAGRVATTHGEAIVLRTKQPDQPILLPVSWLVPKQVPTLETVLRDKLNAAHGYTIWDGTAPEDTDSAE; from the coding sequence ATGCGGACGACGTACCGGATGCGGGCGGGACGATTCCTCGGGATCCTGGCTGCCGGGCTGATCATTCTCGGGGTGGCTGCCCTGCTCTGGGCATTCGGGCTGCCGTCCGTCGCGGTGTCGGTGGTCGTCACGCTCGGCGGGCTGGTCACGCTCGCCGGGCTCTGGATCCTGGCCCGGCCGCCGAAGGTCGCGCAGCTGCGGGACAAGGAGATCGAGGTCCGTGGCGTACGGACGGCCTGGACCGACATCACCGAGGCCGGCCGGGTGGCAACCACGCACGGTGAGGCGATCGTGCTGCGAACCAAGCAGCCCGACCAGCCGATCCTGCTGCCGGTCTCGTGGCTGGTGCCGAAACAGGTCCCGACGCTGGAGACCGTACTGCGGGACAAGCTGAACGCGGCGCACGGGTACACGATCTGGGACGGGACTGCCCCGGAGGACACCGACAGCGCAGAATGA
- a CDS encoding LCP family protein: MTRSTRAAGRRAAPRASRSRARSHRARTASKAIGLTLLSALVPGSGLLMGGRKKLGAFVLTISIGLLLLAAFVGLTQRDSVLALAVSPRQLLLATCAVVVLGGCWIWVVVASHKLLRPVSMTYTGRLAGSMFVGLLCFAIAVPTTVAAQTVMAQRDLVGSVFQSEGNSKSATRPKVNKSDPWAKIPRLNLLLLGADDGIGRTGVRTDTVIVASIDTKTGNTALISLSRNWMRMPFPENSPLHKAYPDGFWDPSKGNVEQPEYYLDAMYDNIPKQHPGILGQTDNEGADAVKLAASAALGLDIDYYMQVNLAGFKQIIDALGGITVNVNYRVPIGGDYGEGPGTNGHKLPSGYIEPGPNQKLDGYHALWFARGRYGLSDPSRQERQRCTIHALVNSANPATLVTSYQQIAKAGKELLRTDIPQELLGAFIQLALKVKSAKVTNIDLDKNKNFPTGKNPDYAAMQQIIQKALNPSASTATAKPTKKPTSSTGTTKKPTPGKTTATPGAAQNLADACAYNPNETGTGN; encoded by the coding sequence ATGACGCGGAGTACTCGCGCAGCCGGTCGGAGGGCAGCACCACGTGCCTCTCGGTCCAGGGCCCGCTCGCACCGCGCCCGTACGGCGTCGAAGGCGATCGGCCTGACCCTGCTCAGTGCGCTGGTTCCGGGTTCGGGCCTGCTGATGGGCGGCCGGAAGAAGCTCGGCGCGTTCGTCCTGACGATCAGCATCGGCCTGTTGCTGCTCGCCGCCTTCGTCGGTCTGACGCAGCGCGACTCGGTGCTGGCGCTGGCGGTGTCGCCGCGGCAGTTGCTGCTCGCGACCTGCGCGGTCGTCGTACTGGGTGGCTGCTGGATCTGGGTCGTGGTGGCATCGCACAAGCTGCTCCGCCCGGTGAGCATGACGTACACCGGTCGGTTGGCCGGCTCGATGTTCGTCGGGTTGCTCTGTTTCGCGATCGCCGTACCGACGACCGTGGCGGCGCAGACTGTGATGGCGCAGCGCGACCTGGTCGGCAGCGTGTTCCAGTCCGAGGGCAACTCGAAGTCGGCGACCCGGCCGAAGGTCAACAAGTCGGACCCGTGGGCGAAGATCCCGCGGCTGAACCTGCTGCTGCTCGGCGCTGACGACGGCATCGGCCGGACCGGCGTCCGCACCGACACGGTGATCGTGGCGAGTATCGACACCAAGACCGGTAACACCGCGCTGATCTCGCTGAGCCGGAACTGGATGCGGATGCCGTTCCCGGAGAACTCTCCGCTGCACAAGGCGTACCCGGACGGCTTCTGGGATCCGAGCAAGGGCAACGTCGAGCAGCCGGAGTACTACCTCGACGCCATGTACGACAACATCCCGAAGCAGCACCCCGGGATCCTCGGCCAGACAGACAACGAGGGCGCCGACGCGGTGAAGCTGGCCGCGAGCGCGGCGCTCGGCCTGGACATCGACTACTACATGCAGGTCAACCTGGCCGGCTTCAAGCAGATCATCGACGCGCTCGGTGGCATCACCGTGAACGTCAACTACCGGGTGCCGATCGGCGGCGACTACGGCGAGGGTCCGGGGACGAACGGGCACAAGCTGCCGAGCGGCTACATCGAGCCCGGCCCGAACCAGAAGCTCGACGGGTATCACGCGCTCTGGTTCGCCCGCGGCCGGTACGGGCTGAGCGACCCGTCGCGGCAGGAGCGGCAGCGCTGCACGATCCACGCGCTGGTGAACAGCGCGAACCCGGCGACGCTGGTAACCAGCTACCAGCAGATCGCCAAGGCCGGTAAGGAACTGCTGCGCACCGACATCCCGCAGGAGCTGCTGGGGGCGTTCATCCAGCTCGCGCTGAAGGTGAAGAGCGCCAAGGTCACGAACATCGACCTGGACAAGAACAAGAACTTCCCCACCGGCAAGAACCCCGACTACGCGGCGATGCAGCAGATCATCCAGAAGGCGCTGAACCCGTCCGCGTCGACGGCGACGGCGAAGCCGACCAAGAAGCCGACGAGCAGCACCGGTACGACGAAGAAGCCGACGCCGGGCAAGACGACCGCCACTCCGGGCGCGGCGCAGAACCTGGCCGACGCGTGCGCCTACAACCCGAACGAGACCGGAACCGGAAACTGA
- a CDS encoding LLM class flavin-dependent oxidoreductase: MKIGVMLPLGAGDGPGGGTPGWKDVRAVAEAAEQGGLDSVWIADHFLYRDPDGQIFGMHDSWTLLSAVAAVTDRVELGNMVLCASFRDPGLTAKMAATLDEVSGGRLTLGVGAGWHDPEYETFGLPTDHRVGRFTEWLEIVARLIQGETVTHNGTYYSVKDATLDPKPPHRIPILVAGHRPRMMKLTAQWADAWNTAWYGTPNPQVEERLETLRQALSTASRPPNTMTTTVGILVRDPDQPSTDPNPNAIPVQELPEAITAYEKLGVDHLIISPDPMTPRTVERIAKAKGHLPG; this comes from the coding sequence ATGAAAATCGGAGTGATGCTTCCGCTCGGCGCCGGCGACGGGCCGGGCGGTGGGACGCCGGGCTGGAAGGACGTCCGCGCGGTCGCCGAAGCAGCCGAACAAGGCGGCCTGGACTCGGTCTGGATCGCCGACCACTTCCTCTACCGCGACCCGGACGGCCAGATCTTCGGCATGCACGACAGCTGGACCCTGCTGTCCGCGGTTGCGGCCGTCACAGACCGGGTCGAACTCGGCAACATGGTCCTGTGCGCGTCGTTCCGCGACCCCGGCCTGACAGCCAAGATGGCCGCCACCCTCGACGAGGTCTCCGGCGGCCGCCTGACCCTCGGCGTCGGCGCCGGCTGGCACGACCCCGAGTACGAAACCTTCGGCCTCCCCACCGACCACCGGGTTGGCCGCTTCACCGAGTGGCTCGAGATCGTGGCCCGCCTGATCCAAGGCGAAACGGTGACCCACAACGGCACCTATTACTCAGTAAAGGACGCCACTCTCGACCCGAAACCCCCGCACCGAATCCCGATCCTGGTCGCCGGCCACCGCCCCCGCATGATGAAGCTCACCGCCCAATGGGCCGACGCCTGGAACACAGCCTGGTACGGCACCCCCAACCCCCAGGTCGAAGAACGCCTGGAAACCCTCCGCCAGGCCCTCAGCACCGCAAGCCGCCCACCGAACACCATGACCACAACCGTCGGCATCCTGGTCCGCGACCCCGACCAACCCTCAACAGACCCAAACCCCAACGCCATCCCAGTACAAGAGCTACCCGAAGCCATCACGGCATACGAGAAGCTAGGCGTAGACCACCTGATCATCTCCCCAGACCCGATGACTCCACGCACAGTAGAGCGAATCGCCAAAGCAAAGGGACACCTGCCCGGCTGA
- a CDS encoding phosphoribosyltransferase, whose translation MRRPYPDRAAAGRAVADELGPVPGSVLVLGLARGGVPVAAPVADALDAELDVLIVRKLGLPQQPELAMGAIAGVGTDLSVVRNEPIASSVPAEAMEAVRRYEERELRRREQAYRGDRPPIDVRDRVVVLIDDGLATGTTMRAAVEAVRRQRPARVIVAVPVGGPEGCRRLAADQVVCVWFPHYFSAVGQAYRDFSEVTDAEVRQVLTESTARRPER comes from the coding sequence GTGAGGAGGCCGTACCCGGATCGGGCGGCCGCGGGTCGTGCGGTGGCCGACGAGCTCGGCCCGGTACCCGGATCCGTCCTGGTACTCGGGCTGGCGCGTGGCGGCGTACCCGTCGCGGCGCCGGTCGCGGACGCCCTCGACGCGGAGCTCGACGTACTGATCGTCCGCAAACTCGGCCTGCCACAACAGCCGGAACTGGCGATGGGCGCGATCGCCGGCGTCGGCACCGACCTGTCCGTGGTTCGCAACGAGCCGATCGCGTCGAGCGTCCCCGCGGAGGCGATGGAAGCGGTACGCCGGTACGAGGAGCGCGAGCTGCGCCGCCGCGAGCAGGCGTACCGGGGCGACCGGCCGCCGATCGACGTACGGGACCGGGTCGTCGTACTGATCGACGACGGCCTCGCGACCGGTACGACGATGCGCGCCGCGGTGGAGGCGGTACGCCGGCAACGCCCGGCGCGGGTGATCGTCGCGGTACCCGTGGGCGGCCCCGAAGGCTGCCGGAGGTTGGCGGCGGACCAGGTGGTCTGCGTGTGGTTCCCGCACTACTTCAGCGCGGTCGGCCAGGCGTACCGCGACTTCTCGGAGGTCACCGATGCCGAGGTGCGGCAGGTGCTGACCGAAAGCACAGCACGGCGCCCCGAGAGGTGA